A region of the Triplophysa rosa linkage group LG5, Trosa_1v2, whole genome shotgun sequence genome:
TGTGACCTACAAGGATTCATCGGGGACTGATGTTGATGCTGACATATTCAATGAACTCTTGCAACAAGGCAATGTCACTCTCACAGCCTGTTTGGATGATGGTGTGTTCATATTGTTACTCTTCCACAGTTCTGtaaacattgtaatatttaagTAATGTCcagattagattttttttgtgtggagagaCATTACTTTTTATGTCATGCCTGTTTAGAGCATGGTGtgattttttattatagttgatctttaatttacttaaaaaaaaaaggaaaaataaatgcaagGCCTTGGTATTTTGCTGTAAGTCCTGTTTAGTTTGTGTAATAGAGAGATTTTGTCTTAATTGCTAGTAAAGTGTGTAAAttaagtttttgtgttttgcactcTCCAGACCTATCGGAAGACACCGAAACATCTGACACATCGCTTTCTTTTAATGCATCAACAATGATTATTGACGATCCACCAACAAAGAAAGCAAGACTGACAGCTGACAGCTGTACTGATAAACAAGTagcaaaaaatgtaagtttttctaaaataaactcttcattgtTCGACTGTTATTGTTTTAGTATTTTGTTAATAGTAATACTAATGCAATATTGGCCGCAAGCAGAGTGCTGTAGGGAATCACAGCCATGCTCATATAGAGCCATATCACATGACTACGAGAGTGatattgcatttttaaacattcgCTTGTTTACAGTAGCAAGTTGACCTTGCAATTTCTGTTATGTAATGCACATCTCGAGACCCACGCGTTAACatgctgtaatttttttaaccATTTCTTAGCGCTGTGAATTGATCTGAAAGAAAGTTCCaaatgtgcatgtttttttctttttttcataaGTCCAACTTGGCTTAGTGGCGGAGTGATACAAATAGTGATACTGCCTGGCATTTAGATTCGAGACCCAGAAAGAAACTCTTGTataaatgtgtatgtttgtcTGTAATTTAAGTTTTTCTGTTTCATGTTACAGATGGTGCACACGGTACTCAAATCAAAACCTGGTGGAGACAAAATTATGTATGATAAAGCCAAAACCCTGTCAGACAGCACCCGCAGACAGTTAATTAACATGCTTGTCGCCAATATGATTGAAGTACATGGGTAAGAACTAAAATAAGTGATTGACTAGAATAATGTCAATTATAGTATCGTGGTCGAAGAAAAGAGAATGTTTGTGTAACTGATTAATCCactaaatgtgttgttttttgctgctttttctttttcttaacCCAATGTCTCTGctccataatgtaaaacagaaggACACCTCCACAAAATGTGCGAACAAAGTATGCACTTGGAATCGTTGCTTTATTTCCTTACTTGGAGGACCCATACTCCAAAAATGGATATGTGAGTTGTTTCAGGATATGTTAAATATTTAACAGTTTAGATTAAACTTTTTGCTGACCCATCCAGTATTGATTTTgccaattatatatatatatttttttaggaGCATTTTTATGATGCTTCAAGTGGTACTGGTTACCTAGCCTGGCGTTTAAAGACGGTGCAGAGAAATACTTTCGTTGGTGAAAAAGGCAGACCTGTATCATCTGAAACAAGCAGTGGCCCATTGTCAGAGAGGGAACCATTTTCAACCACAGAACAGCTGACTGGTGATGAGTGCAGAGAGGCAATATCGGTAATGAAACACTCTTCAGATGAGAACGTAGTCAAAGAAAAAATGAAGGCAACTTTCCAATACAGACAGTCAATGGTTCGTAATCCTGATAAGTCCCAAGATGTCTTGGGGCTGTTCCCTAGATTCCTCTACACACCTGGCCTTGTAAGTTTAAAACTTAGTCTATCATACTTTTTACCCTCTGTATTTATGgtgctgttgtttatttttatcaatttatttcTCAAGATTGAACTAGATTTTTCACTGCTATTTGGAGAGGAGATTGCGGGAAAGTTTCTGGCAAAGTGGTCAACCTTCAAACCCCAAGTAATCAGTGAAGGCAAAGGATTGCCCTCTAATCACCACATTGAAGAACTCATCATAAATGCTCAACATGAATCTGGTGATGGTAAGATTAAGTAACATTCGAGACTATCTGCATAAGCACCAAAAATGATCTTCATTGTTGCTACCTTTGATCTgatgtttgattacattttgaagtggaagcagatttttttcatttctcagTTGTTTTTATGATTAACTTGATTTATACTCTATGAACCAAACAATAATGTTCACGTGTTAAATTAACATTTGGTTTGGTGAACAAATGTTTACTTCATTTTTAACAATAGACTCAACTGGTTGGTACAGCGACATCTCAGCCCTGCTGCTACTACTTCATCTCCTACCCCCAACATCAAAAGGACACAAAAAGGCAGCAAGGATTAGTCTTCTTCAAGCAGCTGACCATTTAGTGAGATTTCTAAAGGTATGTTTCCCTAATTATCAGCATCCCACAGGTGGTACAGTAGTATTTATCTGCTAATATCCTAGTTGAAACAAAATCTTGACAACCTATATATCATTGAAAAGCTCTGTCTCAATTTAAGTTCACAATGGGAATTTAGGTTTTATGATGGGACAAACATATTGAAAGAAAACATGTTAAAGACCTATGGTTTTGATTTTTCTAGCATTTTTAGGGtgaaacattttttatgaaaataaaacttcattaaaaaagtattgctttattattaaaattaactTAAGTCAGGGTTCCTCAACTTTTACCCTGGAGGGCCAATGCCCTGCAGAGTTTGGCTACATCCCTAACAAAGTTTAGCCATATAGACCAAAGCATTCTAGAGTTACACTAATTTTAAGGTTGATATCACCAATGAGATCTCAATGTATTGGCTAAGAAAGGATGTATTTTGCATAATCTATTCATAAAAGTTAGATTttccttgttttcttttctttttccagATGGGAACCAGCATTCCATTGTTTTGGGAGAAGTTTGGAGCTGCTCAGCCTTTCCTGTTGTGTGTTGGAGGAAATAGGAAGAGGATTCAGAGGTACTTCGTTATCGTGGACATGAAAGCAATTCCTTGCAAGGCTCAGACGTCTGTGGGTGCTTTTGATGAACTTTTTAAGGCGCACTTTGCATTTGGCACATCATACAGTGAAAGTTTGTCAAGCTTCTACGTTTTCATCCAAACTGCCATTTACAAGATTGATGCTGGAACCTCCAAAGAACGGCCAAGAGTCAGAGAGATGAGAGCAAGGTTTCTCCTTGGAAGGAATTGATTGTCTTTTGAAGGTATGATTGAAGCATGTTTACTTGTTTTGTCTGTAAAACGCATCATCAGAGTTCTACTCTCCTTTGTCGTCATTTAAAGTTACTTCATGGACTTTACCCTGGAAAACTGTTGCGGCTACGATGTGCAGAAGTTGAATGTTCTTCAGTGTTTGGCACATATTCAGGTttcaagaaacatttaaaaactgttCATGGTGATAGGGCAGTCCAAAATGTGTGGGCAGCTGTGGGTGAGGCCTACAGTGAAGATGATCAAACAACTTTTGAGACGAATATTAACGAACTTGAACCAACGCCTTCGACTTCTCAACACAACACAGTGGTGCCTGAGTCAACACAcatttcagcaaataaaaaacagttgCAAGAAATGTGTGGCTCCATTGTTGCACAATTACAGGCATCAAGAGTTGCTAACAGTACAGTTCAGTCTGTAGTTGTTTCTGTGGAAGAGTTAGTAAATGAAATTCAAACTCATACAAGAGAAGCTGTTTTGAGGAGTCTTCCTTCTGCTTTGCGGTGTGAAGAAGTAACCCATCAAGTCCAAGCTGTATTTGATGGTATAGATAATCCCTTCACTGACTTCAACACTGAGGCAAAACGACAGAAGTATTTCAGAGAAAAGTGGGAAATAGTTGAACCTGTTGAGTGTGTTCTTGGAGTGCGATATGATGTACGTCGAGATAAAACAACAGGAATCTACACACAAGTCCCAGTCACCGATAAATTTGTGTATGTTCCAGTTCTTAAAACACTTCAGTCCATGTTTAAAAACAAGGAAATATTAGAAGCTTTTGAACTAGTGAATCGATGCCGAGAGGGCATTTATGAAGACATTAGTGATGGAGAATACATCAAAACTCATCGCCTCTTTTCACAAGACAAACACGCATTACAGCTTCAGCTTTACTATGATGACTTTGAGACTGCCAATCCTTTAGGAGCTAAAAAGGGCATTCATAAACTGGgttgcatttatttcattttacgaAACCTTCCACCAAAATTTAACTCTGTTTTGATGAACATTCATACTGTTGTCTTGTTCTATTCTGAAGACCTAAAAAAATATGGATTTGATGCTATTCTTAAACCACTTGTTGAGGATCTAAAAATTCTTGAGACTAATGGGATTCACACTGCTCTATCAGACACCCCTGTAAAAGGATCTGTAGTGCAAGTAACGGGGGACAACTTGGCACTTCATGGGTTATTTGGGTTTGTTGAGTCGTTTAGTGCTGCATATTGTTGCCGATTTTGCTTAACTGCAAAAAGTGCCATTCAAACCATTTTCACGGAAGATCACCCAGATTTGGTTCTTCGTTCTAAAGAGTTACATGCCGTTCATTGCAATGAATTACTGGATCATCCTGAGGTCTGTTCTCAGATGTTTCAAAGAACTCCAATGAGTTAagcaaacaattttttttcaccCCAAAACTACATTACCCCAGGTGCATTCGCAAAATTGGTCCCCTTTTACATGTCTGGTGCATGAGATTTGAAGcgaaacataatttttttaaacagtcaGTACGTAATTTTAAAAATCTTACTAAAACATTGGTAAAAATGCACCAAACTCATATGGCATTAAATTGGGAAAATTTTAACTTTCAAAGACTTAAGCATGGACCTGTAAAAACTGATCTGGCTTTTGATTTAGAAGGTGGAGATGTTTTAAGCAGAAAGCTAAACCTATCAATTTATTCTGATGTACACACAACCACCTGGGTAAAAAGTTATGGCACAGAGTATCATACTGGCATGTATATTTGCAGTGGTGTTGAATCTGAAATtccagtttttaaaaaaattgttcacTTGATTGTGAAAGATGAAGAGGTTTTTCTTTTAACAAGCCATGTCCATACTGTGGGTTTGGACGATCATTTGCATGCATTTGTGATAGAAGATGCAATGGGTCCTTATTCAGTGTTTTTACTCAATGAATTGCCTTACCACAGACCATTTGACAAACAGTATTCATACAATACTGATGATAGAAATGCCTATATTGTGCCAACGTGTcacttattttaaaaagtttactGGCTTTATGTTGTTTCATGTGTTAATTGTGAGATGTTTAATAAAACCACTTGTTTGCCAAATAAACtgtgtaatttactttttaatacaCTAATACTCTTAAAACATTGCGTCATTTAACATTTATATACACTAGCGAATACTATACTGTTTTTTGAGGGTGTGTATTTTTAAACTTGTAGGTTATTTTGATGCAATATATATTGTGGTGTTGTAGTAACTGCAAACGGTACAGATTTTCTGGTAGGAGTGGCAGTCAACACTTTTTAGAGTTTTTAATGTCAACTCTGTACACTAGTGTTAAAAATATCTAGAGTTATAATAGATCTAATTGGTGTTGAATTGTAACTCTTTACTCTAGTGTTGAAGAAATGTAACACTTTGTGGTGTTGACCAGTGTTGTTTTTCAACTCCACATAGTGTTATTAGAACTCTGTCATAGTGTTAAACAAGCAACACTTTCAAGAGTGTTGTTTAAACTCTGTAAATATTGGGACAATATGTACACTCGTTTGGAGTTGATTTTAACTCTACTAGAGTTGAATTAACACTGATCATTTTGCTGTGTTTGAACTGTTGTTTCCTGGGAAAAGCAAATGTGATTGATTTGCTCATCCACAATTCTTTGACAACCACCATTCAAAAAACAGACATTCCTGCCAACCCTTTCATGAGGAAAAGATCAATAAGAGGCTTTTATTCTGTCCAATTCTCCATTGAACATTCTGGATCACAGATAAAATAGAATTACTCCATTGCTTCAATGTCGCACACCAATATGTTGACACATCTATTGCGCGGTTCTGTGGATTCACACAAACTCAGATCTCAGAGAAAATAGTGCAGCTGCGCCAACCTTGTATCCTTGAGAGTGGTTAATAATCACTTCTGCCATCAAAGGTACGTTAGTGCCGTTAGATTAAAGTCAACTGTGAGGCACACCCCCTGCTTCTTTTCCAGGTCAGATGTAACAGGGAGGAACTGAATGAACAAATTTAGCTCAGGGAGTGCGTCATATTGGTCACGTCAGTGGCACAATGTGAAATATGAAGAAAGGAGCCAGAAAAGTTCGAATACGGTTGAAGCCTGCAGTATGGCAACAGGGGggacaaatattactgttactTACTCAAACAGTGTCATAAATCAACAAATTAATGCAAAGATCATGCAATTCATGAAACACATGTTACAGTGTCTGTGTTAGTATGATTTAAGAGCATCAGCCACTAAGGATTGCCGTTCATACTAAAACGCCAATTCTGTATatgaatttatattatattatattactgtcAATAACATAAGCAACAACCCAGAAATGCTTAACCGAATTGTTCGAACAGATTCTTGATTCAAACTGGGGTATTATCAACTCTTCGGATCTGCTGTTATAATCTGTTCTTTACTTTGGGATTTTCCATCCTTTATTCAAGGGATGTGACATTTGTGAGCTGTTATTCTCTTTGCTTTATTCGTTCATGACTGCTGTGAGAATACATCAGCAGTCTCCAAAGCCTGACTGACAAGGTTTTCTTCACTTTCTTTGAGAGCCAGAAGAGAAgataatgattaaaaacagagCAAATGTCACGATAATGTTAAGATCAAGGAATTACTATGCAGACTATGATAATAGGGTGCAGCGGGGATTGTTGATATAAATGACATGCTTCTTATAAATTACTGATTCTATCTCAATCAAATTTTATAtcaaagttgttgttttttgtgataGAACAATTCTAATACTACGTACATATATATTCTAAGCATGTGCACAAACTTTCAAAATGGAATAGCTAATTCAtcgtaaagggatagttcacctaaaaatgtatgaccagaacacataagaagatattctgaaaaatgttgataaccTAACAatgtacccattcacttctattgtatggacacaaaaccaatgcaaatgaatgggtGCTGCCGTTGTTTGGCTACcacaattcttcaaaatatcttcttttgtgttcttcagaagaaagaaagtcataaaggtttgaaatgacaagaggatgtgtaaacgatggcagaattttcatttttgggtgaac
Encoded here:
- the LOC130554590 gene encoding uncharacterized protein LOC130554590, producing MKHSSDENVVKEKMKATFQYRQSMVRNPDKSQDVLGLFPRFLYTPGLIELDFSLLFGEEIAGKFLAKWSTFKPQVISEGKGLPSNHHIEELIINAQHESGDDSTGWYSDISALLLLLHLLPPTSKGHKKAARISLLQAADHLVRFLKMGTSIPLFWEKFGAAQPFLLCVGGNRKRIQRYFVIVDMKAIPCKAQTSVGAFDELFKAHFAFGTSYSESLSSFYVFIQTAIYKIDAGTSKERPRVREMRARFLLGRN